CTTCCATACTTCTCtacttgaaatacaagtactgaAGTGATTTGTGTCAATTTTGGGAATTAGTTATTGAAGGAagcagtaaaagaacaaaatttGGGGGTATTTTGGTTAGGTTTTTAGTTTAAAACCTTTCACTATAATCCTTTGTTTTAAGTTGTAGGTTGTGAGGGAAATCTAGTTGTTACTTACAGCAGATAGTGACTATGGATGCTGCTTTGTTGGCTCTGCAGATGCAGTCACAATATACcgtttgcttgtttttgttggAGGTTGTTGGGCAGCTCTTGTGTCCTTTGTCTATCAGTTGGGTTATCTTGACCAGCTTGAATACTTCTCTTCCAACCTAGCTGCAATGGTGAAGTCACTCTACAATACAAGTTGTGTATTCACTcatagcttaacccttttgtgactATATTTACATAGAAATCATTTTCCAAATATCCTTGTAGTTAAGCTGATGTTCAGAGCATCAATTACcatcaaattttgaagagtggTCACTTTAAAACCCGGAGCTTGTGTTGTAGAACCAAGAGTGGTCTCCGAGAGGGGTGGGTAACTGAAGGACTTATATAGAATTGCACTTTCcttagttaaccctttagcattaagaTTACTCTCTCAATTGTACTGCTTATTTCTTCATGACAATGTGTAGGGTAAATGTAAGAGGTAGGATCTAGTTGGTTTGaaaataaagcaggtagaatattttggcctgatatggttggtttaaatgctgaaggataATCCTGGTCAGTTTTTCTCAGCTGGCCATGGGTCACATATAATTGATGTATATGTTTAACCTCAGGTTCATTTGTTGTTACAGAGATATTTCAGCTGTGGCCATGCCAGTTCCTCAGTGATTGTGTCCAGGCTCTGTCATTGCCTTATTTAGTGGGTttagaagttttaaaaaattatttttcttgacTGTCTGAGCCCTCTATGTGGTTTGTCTTTTATTTGGTGTTAATGTTATTTTACATTGTAGGATCATGTTACAACTGTGGCAAGAGTGGTCACATCCAGAGGGAGTGCCTGGTGGCCAGCTCAAAACCATGCTATCGATGTGGTGTAGCTGGCCATATAGCTCGGGAGTGTTCTGATGAGCGACGAGATGACCGCAAGTGCTATAACTGTGGTATGACGGGTCACATCTCCAAGAGCTGTCCAGAAAGTGGCAAGAACTGTTACAAGTtagtagctctctctctctttatctttctctttttgtgttttatctttCTCCTCAATTATGTAATCTAATTTCAtgtttctgtttatcttttaGGTGTGGTGAAAGCGATCACTTGGCCAAGGAGTGTCCTAGTTTAAATCTAACCCAGTGCTATACATGCAGGGGGACAGGCCACTATGCTAGGGATTGTAACAACCAGGTGCTCTAAATATGCTGTGGAGCCATACACTCCCCCCtccgaagtttttttttttatattttgttttgcgtGCTGCTCTTAGAAACCAACCCATCCCCCCAAAAGAAAgaagtaccactaccaccaacctgTGGTAGATGTTGATAATTGAAACCTGGGGAGTTGCAGCAGTCAAAATGCCCCCTCTCTTCCCCCCACACAGCAGCCCAGACCATCCATGTGTTAGAAGGAAGTGGGTGGCCTTTTTTTTATGGTGGGGGGGtctaggtgtttttttttttaatccccccTCCCTCAAAACAAATTATTCCTACTAAAAAGCCagcaattctttttcttttgtagatttcgagcttttatcttttttattataaatttctttGATAGACTAAATAACTTCACCACTGCTCTCATCCCTATTTCTTTGGGGCTTACTACTTACACTATAAATTAATTGCAGAAACACCCTTTGTTCCTTGAAAGTTGTGGGGTAAATTAAAACACTCCTCTAGCCCGTCCTTGAAAGATTTTTTTCACTAAAAACCATGAATTTAGTAGTATTTCTGCTGCCACATCCTTCATACCTCTGCCCTCTGTAGAAAAGGTTTTTGTGGTAGATGACAGCCTGGTCTGTGGCAGTCTTCCAACAAATGAAAACTTCTTAAACATGCAGAGAGGACTGGACCCCTTTTTAATCTTATTCTCGTCTGTCTTAAACATTTAAACTATTAATAGCATCAACACAGTGTAGGAGAGATGTTggattgtcagataaatttgttcATTTTAATTCCAACTGTTGTACTAATTCCCTAGTGGATCCTTGTGAATGAATCATTCAATTGATCTTCACTGAATTGAACAGGCTGGCTGAAATGTAAGGGTATCAGAAAGATCACACCTCTGTACACAGCACAAATACCTTGGGTGGTTTTGCAACCTTGATTGAAagtgaaaatttatttaaatttcaaaattgatAAACAAAAGATGTAGAGGAAGAACAGAGCTACATAAAAcacaagaaatattttttgtgtttttcaaataactttggaaagaaatgaacaaatttatctgacaattAACTGTATATATGGAGTTTGCATTTGCTTGAGACTGATTCCTTTTGATGCTAGCCAATTTCATTCCCTACGAAAAGTAGAACTGTGGAAACTGAGTAGCACCAGAGTGGATCTTGTCTTTAGTTTGTGTCAATTGCCTtgtgtaaattatttaaaaaaaaaaaatcgttctcTGTAAAAGGGGAGGCAATTGAATGCGCCTgcaggtgtgtacatatatacatacatatacatatatatattctaaatatgtgGGACCACTGTGGTGTATTAGAATTCTTAATGGCTTTAGTAGAAATAATGATGGGTAAAAATTAGTTTCAGGCATACTTAGTTCATCTTGTCCATCAATTTGAACTTTTAGGGTTTTGCTGGGGTGGGTAGGGCTTCATTTGAACCTATTCACccctacatgcatgcacacatatacaggcaagCATAGATCTGCAGGATTtgctctttaatatttcaaaagcCAGTTAAGTTAGCTTTAGGAGATTATTAGGATAGATGTCTGTAGATTGATATACTGAATGCATGTGCAATGACCTTGACTGCTAACACCGAAGGTCATAAAGAGGCTGCTTTATGGTTTGTCTGAAATTGTGGGCCTCAGAGCTTACTCTGAAGCCTACATTCATGTCGATGTTCTCCAAAATAATTATAGGCAAACACTATAGATATattaggtaaatatatatgtgcacacatactaCTTAAATGTTTGTGTGGTGACTGTAAAGAGTGGGTATTGATTTTATCTTGTTTTCCACTTAACCATCCAATAAACGTCAATACTAACATGTGAAAGACTTAGTGACTCAAGATGCAAATAATTTCAAAGAAGGTCCTGCTTTGTGTAAGTTTCTTACTTAACCAGAGTTTTCTGCAGGGGGTGGGTAGCAGTACTACCACAGTGCATATTTCCCAAGCACACTTTGTTTTATTAACCCCCTAAAGTCTAGTCTTTTAATCTTAACTGATGTACACCCCTTGTGAGACACTTGGTGTGGTAGCTTAATTGTAATGGCTGTGGTTAGCAGGATCACTAGAGTTGTGGTTTCAGTGAGGCCTCTTCACATTTTGATTTCATACCACATcagggtcaaatttgccttttgtctttCTGAGGGGCGGTAAAATAGGtaccggtctatatatatatatatatatataatgtgtatatatatatatatatatcagattttaTTCCCTCTTTCAATTTAAGGCTTTGTGTGATCTGtcttggaaataataataaagctgacagtagatatagatatgttgACCCAGTGTCACTTGGCATTATTCCTTTCACTTTTTCCCCCTCCCCTGCTTCATATACAATCCCCACCCCCCTTgagaaatcatttaaacccatTCCCTCCCACACCAGACTTGCCCCCCTGACCCCACTGTGTGGCGGCTGAGCAGTTGTAGTTTTCTACATCCTGGAtgtgctttttaaaattttttttttatagcttttaaagattttaatctGGAGTGTGAGCATGAACAAGACACTCCACTCACTAAAGTGTGAGGTgagatggtttttttttctttttttttatgaattttaaaaatggcCCTGAAATTTTGTCTGTTGCATTTTTCCAGAAAAGGGGTCGCCAGAGGAAGAAGCTGGATTGTGTTTAGATGAAGCTTTTCAATCTTAACTGTTGATGTTCCTGGAGGGGGGCCCTTCCCGGGCTGCTCCTGGTTGTTTTTAAGtttttcatgcatgcatgtatattgaattatatgcatgtgttgcatattttttcttttcttttctttttaaatgtgtttaacggtggagagagagagagagagaaagagatgggagagagatagaggcgGAGGTGTAGGGGTCGTGATAGGTGGGGTGGAAGAGATAAAGATGGGGGCATAGGGAGTAGTCGGGGAGTAAGAGGTAGAGGGGAGATAAGGAAATTTTagttgacaaattaaaatttttttttttttgaggtgaaCAACGTCGTTAAAAATCCTCTCCCTCAGTACTTGAGGGGGTGGGTGAGGATTTTGGTGGAGGCCCTGGTGCATGAATGTGGCACCATGTGGGTGAATGAGTTTTTTGGTAGAGAGGCCCAGGTGCACTGATGTGGCATCTTGGGGTGGGGGAGATTGTATCCGTGTCGCAGCTAACAGTATGGTGGAGTAGGGAGTTGTAGATACAGTGGGGACTGTCGTGTGCCGTTCCTCGACGACAGCAGCACCAAAGACGATGAAGAGGAAGGAAGAGGTTAAtgagagggaggggagaaaaCTAGAAGGGAGTAAGTTTTGAAATGAAGATGAGTTGAGATAAGATGAAGAATTTAAATCACTGAATAACGAAGAAATGGAGGTAATGAGACAGAGGGGAGAAAACTAGCAAGAGGGAATAGTTTGAGATGAAGATGAAGACAACATACCATACaaagaggatttttaaaaaaaataactaaaccaaaggaatatatatgatattttccaCCACAGTTTTCTAGTGGTGGGATGTATTTTTATAGGCAGCAAAGaaggaagatgagagagagagagagatggagaagagaGGAGATTTGTATATAAATCAGCTTTAAGTATCGTCGCTCTCGTTGATCAAATTTATCTGACAATTCATCAGACTAGTGCCTTGTGCAGTTTTTCAAGAGTTCCTAAATTCGGTTTGAGAAGCGTCTCGGTATTGCCATcatagcagcaccaccaccactacccccagtCCATTTTGTGAGTCTTATTGATAAGTCTTttgaacaagttttttttttctatatctccCTTTTTATACATATCTGTTTAGATGTCTACAGAtaaatgtataattgtatatagcCTTTCTTAGCAGTGAAGGGTGTCATTAGGTAGGGGTGTACCGGGCAGTGAGCTAGGCTGTCTTTGTATCCACAGTAACATAAAGATGAGGTTTGCTGTCACCATGCTAGATTTTTGTGTAGGGTAGCTCTAGTGAGTTGAGGAGTACTTTGGTCTCATAGAAATGATGTTCTAGCTGTGTTCTACATGATTTTTCCATAAACAGGTGGCAGTTTAGTTGAATAGAATGGGGTATCTGTTATTATGCTGGGGTGGCTCTCTAGCCTGTTGTATGAATGTAGAGCATATAAGGTTTCTTGCACCAAAACCGTTAATATTGTCAACTGTACTGACACTAATATCTCGAGCCACTTTTCAAATAGTAATCTGGCACCAAATTTGTAGCAATTTTGCAGTTTTTACTTAAGAATCTTCATCAGTTACACACTTTCTTAAACCTTCAGTCATACAATGGAGGTGGTGGGAGGGTCATCTCTGTTAAAGTTCTAAGAattcgtttgtttttattttggatGTCTTAACAGCTTCCATTTAAATCTAGCTTTAAAAACTAACATCAATGTTGCATATATTGATCTGaccacatgtatgtacatgtgtacgccCCTAAGAGTTACGAGTGCTTTAGGTGCAATGAAGTATTTGCCATCTTATGATGGTGGCATCAGGTAGGTTTTATGAAACAGGGATGATAATTTGGGGCCCCAGGTAAATGTATGTGGTGAGACACACCCTTGCTGTGCTGTGCCGGTTGTTTGGCTTTAgggttcttaattttttttttatctgttttctgTCCTGTAAGTTGTTAGGAAGACGAAGGAGAcatggatttttttctttctttttttcccctttttagcTTAGCTGTTTTCTGTTTTGTGTTGACTCTATACCTACCTACACATAATCTCCATAAATATCTTCATTGATTTCCCCATAGAAAAAGGGTCGGTTTAGGATTTCATAACTCCCACAATATCTCGATCCTGTGTGTGAGGATTTTTTTCAAGTTGTATGTTActgtttacttttctttcttttttttttctgttcatttgtcttgttgaaaattttttcttaaattaaaaaaaagggtGCAGGATTTGTACCTAAATAGAAtattagggtttttttttcaagcaaGCTATAAGCACATGtagtttttgatttttattattttccttcttccaaTATCCACCATCTGTCTAttccaaaaaaaagcaaaaaagcaaaaagCTCTTTTATTGTTTTAAGGGCGGTAGATTGCCAGAATTGATAGAGCATCAAACgaagtgccttgtggtatttggttacatccctttacgttctgagtttgaaaatcccgccagggttgactttgcctttcatcctttccagggaggggtcgataaaataaagtaccagacagtactggggtcgatgagtCATCGGCTATTCCATCCGCCCCATCCCATGTTTTAATTTTGTCCTGTTCCCCCTACTTCCCCATCAAGTGTTGATATTAGAGCACACCCTTATATTCTCCCCCCCCTCCTTTTATTAGCCTTAAACAACAATGTTGCATGGATCActaataaaatatcattattgttcCCCTTTATCCAAATCCCCTCCCCACTTTTTTTAAACTCACATTTTAGctatttctcttgtattttttgtCTCCTGAATGTTGCAGAGGGCACTGGCGAATGTTTTTGTAATAAATTTGGATTCCCTAATTTCATTTTGATTcatattgtgtttttttcttttttttcctctttattgcTGTCAATGAGTCTGTGAGGATTTGCATAACTATGTCATGCCTGttagaaataaatgtgtgtgtgtgtgtgtgtatataatatatatatatatgtatatataagagaaagcCTACTCTCTGTATAtgaagagtaaagacccccttcaagTGATTAATGACCATGTGATTGCATCTAGAAGGTTCTGCTCTGAGGCACATGTCCAGGCAagaccagcctctcctctccatgccactttCCAAGGGAAGGGGCttaggctgatacagcttggcaccactcAAATTGCAgttcatttttacagctgagtgaactggagcaatgtgaagtaaaggaTCTTGCTCAAGACCATAACACATAGCCTGGTCCAGGTATTGAGcaacaacttcatgattgtgagcctgatattctaaccactgagccatgcaactCCACTACACCGTGTGAGTATGGTCGTGTGATACTTTGTGAACGAGGCCAGCTGTGTAATAAAGCGCCAATTTCTaactggagggaacctgtggtagaaatagaccaaggaagacatgtGGCAAGGCATGacatttgaatgttgggcctcatggaggcgatgACTGGGGGGCTGATAACTTTGGTGATATGCCAAGCAGTGTCATAcaactggcatgtaaaagtacccattacactctgggtgttaggaagggtatccagctgtagaaaccatgctaaatcagtctggtgcagcccctcagtttgccagcatggacattaaatatgtgtgtgtgtgtgtgtgtgtgtgtgtgcacaaatgtaTTATACACATTGTGTACATatttagatgcaggagtggctgtgtggtaagtagcttgcttaccaaccacatggttcctggttcagtctcattgtggcaccttgggcatgtgtcctctactatagcctcgggctgactaaagacttgtggatttggtagatgaaaactgaaagaagcctatcgtgtgtatATGTTCCCCACACACACTATTGCTTGACTACTAATTTTGGGGtgtttgtccctgtaacttagcagataggtaaaagacaccaatagaataagtgctggggttaatTTAACTAAAGtatattgctccagcatggccgtagtcaaatgactgaaaagaatatagatatgtatactgtagtacacaattacaaattcCAAGATGAAATGTGTTTGACCTCATCCTGACCTTAGGTTTAAGTTTGAAATGAGAAATGTCATTTTCCTGAACCTTGAACAAGCAACATCACAACACTTGTGTCTATCAAGTCCACTGTGAAATGGCTGGTTATGGGAAAATCtcttccttggaaacaggtgaggttggTGACGAAGAGAATCTGATCTGCCTCTTCAAATTCTATTTGACCCAAATGAACgtggaaaagtgggtgttaaaacagTGTTGCAAAtattttgtggctgtgtggtaagaagtttaacttctccactgcctggcatcttgggcaagtatcttctataactTTGATAGAggattttgttgatggaaactgaaaaaaaaaaaaaagccagtcATGCGATTATGTTTGTCCactatgtgtgtttacatcccctctAATAGAAGGTTCTGCAAAACATACCAATATAAGTACAAcggtttaaagaaaacagaagtgTTGTCCATTCTTTcaagtaaaaattcttcaaggtggtgccctagcatggctggaACAGGTAAGTTTTGGGTGTTTTGCTTCCATGGTGAATTGGTTTACAATTACTGTGTAAATGGACAGGAGATAACTTGGCTCCTCATCATGAATAAACTGATGGGAATTGGATGGCTTTATGAAAGTTGGCATTGAACATGACACTGGAAGAGAAACATCCACATCTTGTGTTTCTTACTGCTAGTGTCTGTTGTAGATGGCACCAGGTGCACTTCCCATTGCATAGCTCGGCAGGCACCTGTGATGTGGTACGGCTGGTTTCCTCTCTCAACAGGATACTGGTctgttgcatcatcactcatttttgccagggaAGTGGAGGTGtagtgttgtgctcttgagcaaaacgcaTTGCCCAGTTGAACTGAAATGAATATCTTACAATCACGAATCCACCACTCTAACTACTAAGCTGTGCATCTCCACCCGTGACAAACAAATTTGAGCAAGACTGAAACCCACATCAGCTATTTGATACTAGGGTACTAATTGTAATATAACCTAAAACGGGTCAGCAAACTTGGGTATATTACTGAAAGTGGATTAAAAATGAAGTTCTTGGGGATAATCAGACTCCCTAGACAAAAATAAAAGCTTTTATATTGTAGGCAGAAAATGAAAAGCTGCCATTTCAAAGTTAGCATTGTTTTTTGAAAGCTTTGACATCAAGGATACAGTTATAAGGCATCTTAACTGATTCAAAGAGTGCTTCTCTTCTCCAGATTTTTATTCACATAGGTTGTAGATCCCTTTGTGAAATTGTTGATGTTCCAGAAGAGCCTCAAGGGTTGACAAAGAAACTTTTTGAACTTCAATAAGGAAGCTAcaatgaatttgaaaaaaaaaatgtatatctcACATTTTTGGATGTCAACTGCTGCAATGGCTTTCAAAATAGCATGAGGTGATCAAAAAGTTGCATTTTGCAACAACCGACATTTGTGAACCAGGATAATAGATttaataaaccttttgaattcaaaaagaaattcctttcagtgtcaaaatattttggggtaattggttaaaaaaaaagttccCCTGATCTAAAGCTTTTTCTTATGGACAGGATGGAAAGTGGTCCTGGCTTGCcacagttattttactgaattcgtcattgttttcaaaataaattgaaataaaggcagtgtatttcagagATATGGTAACAAAGTGGTTAGATATGTGagctaaattaaaaaaattgcatgtaaattttgataaattcttcattaattgaaacaaagccaGTAGACAGAATTATGGTAAGGAGGATTAAagttgatttaaattaaaacctgccaTCAAAATTTTATCCCAAACACCACTTtgaataatgacagttatttcaataaattcattattttcaaatttagttgaaacaaagacagtgtatttcaaaagaaatatgataatgGTGGGGTCAATTCTTAGCCTAGAGTAGTCGGTGTTGGTTCAAGAATCTCCACTTAATGCTGAGATTTTGAAAGTATGTTGGATGTCTCTAAATGAAGACTGGTTCTGTGGTGGAATACCTTCACCTTCCATATATGAGTTCCACTGCAGAAACTTTGTGTGTTCTACTGCCAGCCCAGGCAAACTCAAATTTCATCTGCTCTCTGGCATGTTTGTGGTTGAGCCTGGCAGTGAAGGCCTCTGACATTCTCTGCCGCTCTAGACTACATCCATCCTCACTGGTACGTGGGTGGAGATGGTGAGCCCCACTTGGGAAAAGT
This genomic window from Octopus sinensis linkage group LG27, ASM634580v1, whole genome shotgun sequence contains:
- the LOC115225311 gene encoding cellular nucleic acid-binding protein isoform X1; this translates as MSNDKCYKCSRTGHYARECRSTISGMGGRSNTGMRDPRSRNNTGEKCYKCNRYGHFARECKVEIDRCYKCNEHGHIAKECNKEIDSEGPPFRGTDGTGNYKYSSSRSCYNCGKSGHIQRECLVASSKPCYRCGVAGHIARECSDERRDDRKCYNCGMTGHISKSCPESGKNCYKCGESDHLAKECPSLNLTQCYTCRGTGHYARDCNNQVL
- the LOC115225311 gene encoding cellular nucleic acid-binding protein isoform X2 is translated as MSNDKCYKCSRTGHYARECRSTISGMGGRSNTGMRDPRSRNNTGEKCYKCNRYGHFARECKVEIDRCYKCNEHGHIAKECNKEIDSGSCYNCGKSGHIQRECLVASSKPCYRCGVAGHIARECSDERRDDRKCYNCGMTGHISKSCPESGKNCYKCGESDHLAKECPSLNLTQCYTCRGTGHYARDCNNQVL